Within Primulina tabacum isolate GXHZ01 chromosome 5, ASM2559414v2, whole genome shotgun sequence, the genomic segment TTTTGTACGATTGATGAAGGagcaattattatttttggatgaaGGAAAAGAGTCGAGTTTGTTTAGTTTTGCATTTTTTGGTGCTAGGTtcaatttctgaaatttcttttCTGGTTGCTTGTCATAATTTTTACTTCTTGTTTTATGATTTTGAACTTGAGTTTGGGTTTTTCTCCTAGTGTCCGGACATTTTAGGCTACAAAATGGACGTGGATACGGAGATTCAGAGGGTCAAAGAAGAGAGACAAAAGATGGAGGACCTGGCTGCACTAACCTCCCTTACTTTTGACACTGATCTTTATAATGCAAACAAGTATGAGGGCTATGAGCGATCAATTGCTGTCAATGATGAGGACGATAATCTTGATGGAGCTGAAAATGAAATTGCTAGGAAAATGGCATCTTTTACTGCTCCAAAACAGTTTCTTAAGGAGCCTTTGAGAACTGGGGAGGACGACGACGACATGTCCGGGTTTAAGCAACCAAGTAAGATAATTGACAGGGAGGATGATTATAGGAGGAGGAGGTTGAATAGGATTATATCCCCTGCGAGGAATGATCCATTTTTGGACAAAACGCCAGGGCCAGAAGTCAGGACTTATGCTGATATAATGAGGGAAGAAGCATTAAAGCGGAAGGAAGAGGAGGTGAAGAGAGAGATAGCAAAGAAGAAGAAGGAAGAAGAGGAATCAAAGGCAAAGGAGAAGGATGCAGATAAGCCAAAAAAGAGGAATAGATGGGATGTGTCTCAGGACGAGAGTGCCGTTGACAAGAAGGTGAAGACGGGGTCTGACTGGGATTTGCCTGACTCCACGCCTGGAATTGGAAGGTGGGATGCTACCCCGACACCTGGGAGAATTGGGGATGCAACACCATCAGTTTCAAGGAGAAATAGGTGGGATGAGACACCGACACCAGGCCGCCTTAATGATTCGGATGCAACTCCTGCTGGAGGTGTAACGCCTGGGGCAACTCCTGCAGGAATGGCTTGGGATGCCACACCAAAGCTGGGAGGGATGGCTACCCCAACACCAAAAAAACAGAGGTCAAGATGGGATGAGACACCAGCTACAATGGGCAGTGCCACACCAGGTGCTACACCTGCTGCTGCATATACCCCTGGTGTCACTCCTTTTGGTGCGGTTGATATGGCTACCCCCACTCCGAATTCTCTTATGCGTAGCGCAATGactcctgagcagtataattTGTTGAGATGGGAGAAAGATATCGAGGATAGGAATAGACCATTAACCGATGAGGAGCTTGATGCAATGTTTCCACAGGAAGGATATAAAATTTTGGACCCACCTGCTACTTATGTACCTATTAGAACACCTGCCCGGAAACTTCTTGCTACACCTACTCCAATGGCGACACCCCTGTATAATATTCCAGAAGAAAATCGAGGCCAACAGTTTGATGTGCCAAAAGAGATGCCTGGTGGTTTGCCATTGATGAAACCTGAGGATTACCAGTATTTTGGTTCACTGCTAAATGAAGACAATGAAGAGGAGTTATCGCCAGAAGAGCAGAAAGAGAGAAAGATCATGAAACTCTTGCTGAAAGTAAAGAACGGGACTCCTCCACAGAGGAAAACTGCATTGAGGCAGCTCACAGATAAAGCAAGGGAATTTGGTGCTGGGCCACTTTTTAACCGTATTCTACCGCTGCTCATGCAACCCACATTGGAGGACCAGGAGAGACATTTGTTGGTTAAAGTTATTGATAGGGTGCTCTATAAATTAGACGAGTTGGTTCGTCCGTATGTGCACAAAATATTGGTGGTTATTGAGCCTCTTTTAATTGACGAGGATTATTATGCTCGGGTAGAAGGTAGAGAAATCATCTCAAATCTTAGCAAGGCAGCTGGGTTGGCCACAATGATTGCTGCAATGCGTCCAGATATTGACAACATTGATGAGTATGTTAGGAACACCACTGCAAGAGCTTTTAGTGTTGTTGCCTCTGCTCTTGGGATCCCTGCATTGTTGCCATTCTTGAAAGCCGTGTGTCAGAGCAAGAAATCTTGGCAAGCTCGTCACACAGGTATCAAGATAGTACAGCAGATTGCCATTCTAATTGGCTGTGCTGTTCTTCCACACTTGAGATCACTGGTTGAGATCATTGAACATGGTCTTAATGATGAAAATCAGAAAGTCCGAACGATCACCGCTCTGTCTTTGGCTGCGCTTGCTGAGGCTGCAGCCCCTTATGGTATCGAAAGCTTTGACTCAGTTTTGAAGCCTCTATGGAAGGGTATAAGGTCCCACCGTGGGAAAGTCTTGGCTGCCTTTTTGAAAGCCATTGGTTTTATCATACCACTAATGGATGCGATTTATGCCAGCTACTACACCAAGGAAGTCATGGTTATTCTGATCCGCGAGTTCCAGTCACCTgatgaagaaatgaagaaaataGTGCTGAAAGTGGTGAAACAGTGTGTGAGTACTGAGGGTGTAGAGCCGGATTATATCAGAAATGACATTCTTCCTGAGTTTTTCCGTAATTTCTGGGTCAGAAGGATGGCCTTGGACAGGAGGAACTACAAACAGCTTGTCGAAACCACTGTCGAGATTGCGAACAAAGTCGGTGTTGCTGATATAGTGGGAAGAACCGTTGAGGACCTAAAAGATGAAAGTGAGCCATATAGAAGGATGGTCATGGAGACAATTGAGAAAGTGGTGACAAACTTGGGAGCATCTGATATCGATGCTCGCTTAGAAGAGCTATTGATTGATGGGATTCTCTATGCGTTTCAAGAACAGACTAGTGACGATGCTAACGTGATGCTAAATGGTTTTGGTGCTGTTGTGAACACCCTTGGTCACAAAGTGAAGCCATACCTACCCCAGATTTGTGGTACCATAAAATGGCGGCTTAACAATAAGAGTGCTAAAGTGAGACAGCAGGCAGCGGATCTTATATCCAGGATTGCGGTGGTTATGAAGCAGTGTGGAGAAGAACAATTAATGGGCCACCTTGGTGTTGtattgtatgagtatttgggaGAGGAGTATCCTGAAGTTCTGGGTTCGATATTGGGCGCTCTCAAGGCTATCGTCAATGTTATTGGGATGACCAAGATGACACCGCCGATCAAGGATTTGCTCCCTCGTCTAACTCCAATCTTGAAGAACCGCCACGAGAAAGTCCAAGAAAACTGTATAGATCTTGTTGGAAGAATTGCTGATCGAGGGGCTGAGTTTGTTCCTGCAAGGGAGTGGATGAGGATTTGTTTTGAGCTTCTGGAGATGCTCAAAGCTCACAAGAAGGGTATCCGTAGAGCAACTGTGAATACTTTTGGCTATATTGCAAAAGCCATTGGGCCACAAGATGTTCTTGCAACCTTGCTAAACAACCTCAAGGTGCAGGAACGTCAAAACCGTGTGTGCACAACTGTGGCCATAGCAATTGTTGCTGAAACATGCTCGCCATTCACGGTTTTACCTGCATTAATGAATGAGTATCGTGTGCC encodes:
- the LOC142546248 gene encoding uncharacterized protein LOC142546248 isoform X2, which gives rise to MDVDTEIQRVKEERQKMEDLAALTSLTFDTDLYNANKYEGYERSIAVNDEDDNLDGAENEIARKMASFTAPKQFLKEPLRTGEDDDDMSGFKQPSKIIDREDDYRRRRLNRIISPARNDPFLDKTPGPEVRTYADIMREEALKRKEEEVKREIAKKKKEEEESKAKEKDADKPKKRNRWDVSQDESAVDKKVKTGSDWDLPDSTPGIGRWDATPTPGRIGDATPSVSRRNRWDETPTPGRLNDSDATPAGGVTPGATPAGMAWDATPKLGGMATPTPKKQRSRWDETPATMGSATPGATPAAAYTPGVTPFGAVDMATPTPNSLMRSAMTPEQYNLLRWEKDIEDRNRPLTDEELDAMFPQEGYKILDPPATYVPIRTPARKLLATPTPMATPLYNIPEENRGQQFDVPKEMPGGLPLMKPEDYQYFGSLLNEDNEEELSPEEQKERKIMKLLLKVKNGTPPQRKTALRQLTDKAREFGAGPLFNRILPLLMQPTLEDQERHLLVKVIDRVLYKLDELVRPYVHKILVVIEPLLIDEDYYARVEGREIISNLSKAAGLATMIAAMRPDIDNIDEYVRNTTARAFSVVASALGIPALLPFLKAVCQSKKSWQARHTGIKIVQQIAILIGCAVLPHLRSLVEIIEHGLNDENQKVRTITALSLAALAEAAAPYGIESFDSVLKPLWKGIRSHRGKVLAAFLKAIGFIIPLMDAIYASYYTKEVMVILIREFQSPDEEMKKIVLKVVKQCVSTEGVEPDYIRNDILPEFFRNFWVRRMALDRRNYKQLVETTVEIANKVGVADIVGRTVEDLKDESEPYRRMVMETIEKVVTNLGASDIDARLEELLIDGILYAFQEQTSDDANVMLNGFGAVVNTLGHKVKPYLPQICGTIKWRLNNKSAKVRQQAADLISRIAVVMKQCGEEQLMGHLGVVLYEYLGEEYPEVLGSILGALKAIVNVIGMTKMTPPIKDLLPRLTPILKNRHEKVQENCIDLVGRIADRGAEFVPAREWMRICFELLEMLKAHKKGIRRATVNTFGYIAKAIGPQDVLATLLNNLKVQERQNRVCTTVAIAIVAETCSPFTVLPALMNEYRVPELNVQNGVLKSLSFLFEYIGEMGKDYIYAVTPLLEDALMDRDLVHRQTAASAVKHMALGVAGLGCEDALIHLMNYVWPNIFETSPHVINAVMEAIEGMRAALGAAVVLNYCLQGLFHPARKVREVYWKIYNSLYIGAQDALVATYPVLEDEENNVFSRPELHIFV
- the LOC142546248 gene encoding uncharacterized protein LOC142546248 isoform X1, translated to MAHTESTENRISGSIEYVGGVPYRDYRFKLPAFSRTNPQNQCPDILGYKMDVDTEIQRVKEERQKMEDLAALTSLTFDTDLYNANKYEGYERSIAVNDEDDNLDGAENEIARKMASFTAPKQFLKEPLRTGEDDDDMSGFKQPSKIIDREDDYRRRRLNRIISPARNDPFLDKTPGPEVRTYADIMREEALKRKEEEVKREIAKKKKEEEESKAKEKDADKPKKRNRWDVSQDESAVDKKVKTGSDWDLPDSTPGIGRWDATPTPGRIGDATPSVSRRNRWDETPTPGRLNDSDATPAGGVTPGATPAGMAWDATPKLGGMATPTPKKQRSRWDETPATMGSATPGATPAAAYTPGVTPFGAVDMATPTPNSLMRSAMTPEQYNLLRWEKDIEDRNRPLTDEELDAMFPQEGYKILDPPATYVPIRTPARKLLATPTPMATPLYNIPEENRGQQFDVPKEMPGGLPLMKPEDYQYFGSLLNEDNEEELSPEEQKERKIMKLLLKVKNGTPPQRKTALRQLTDKAREFGAGPLFNRILPLLMQPTLEDQERHLLVKVIDRVLYKLDELVRPYVHKILVVIEPLLIDEDYYARVEGREIISNLSKAAGLATMIAAMRPDIDNIDEYVRNTTARAFSVVASALGIPALLPFLKAVCQSKKSWQARHTGIKIVQQIAILIGCAVLPHLRSLVEIIEHGLNDENQKVRTITALSLAALAEAAAPYGIESFDSVLKPLWKGIRSHRGKVLAAFLKAIGFIIPLMDAIYASYYTKEVMVILIREFQSPDEEMKKIVLKVVKQCVSTEGVEPDYIRNDILPEFFRNFWVRRMALDRRNYKQLVETTVEIANKVGVADIVGRTVEDLKDESEPYRRMVMETIEKVVTNLGASDIDARLEELLIDGILYAFQEQTSDDANVMLNGFGAVVNTLGHKVKPYLPQICGTIKWRLNNKSAKVRQQAADLISRIAVVMKQCGEEQLMGHLGVVLYEYLGEEYPEVLGSILGALKAIVNVIGMTKMTPPIKDLLPRLTPILKNRHEKVQENCIDLVGRIADRGAEFVPAREWMRICFELLEMLKAHKKGIRRATVNTFGYIAKAIGPQDVLATLLNNLKVQERQNRVCTTVAIAIVAETCSPFTVLPALMNEYRVPELNVQNGVLKSLSFLFEYIGEMGKDYIYAVTPLLEDALMDRDLVHRQTAASAVKHMALGVAGLGCEDALIHLMNYVWPNIFETSPHVINAVMEAIEGMRAALGAAVVLNYCLQGLFHPARKVREVYWKIYNSLYIGAQDALVATYPVLEDEENNVFSRPELHIFV